One window from the genome of Dyadobacter sp. CECT 9275 encodes:
- a CDS encoding translocation/assembly module TamB domain-containing protein: MIGVLKAIINGLVVVLIFALLALGICTIALQFPSVQTSVVQMVTTSISEKLKYPVSIERVNIKWFDVVSLEGVAVKDTNQKNMIDVGRIDVNLNLNNIIENAAKEIHLDEVNIYQPTVHLVVVPEAGMLNMDGFIERIGELTAPAVPRPPNVPENNTPFTIGRSKVIDGTFTYDDPREGKRTGSRTFDYYHFRLNHIHGDLKDFLVQGDTISFVARNLRTVDHQTGLQMHELSTRFLFSQKKMELKELDAHIGKSHLKDQIVFLYQRSGELGDFNHKVFIKGHLKDSQISSTDLGLFSTYVDALHENWKVSGDFNGKVDDFVLSNTDLHFGKGSRIIGSLGFKGLPKLEGVWMDLQLSLSKIQPEDIVQYYPEWDMHPTLDKFGVTLLDGSFKGTLEDFAVKADVSSALGQLACDLMFHVSGNEFTTYAGKISSADFELGKLLDDEETYQRIDMDGTISGKGLEVKYASTNLDAVVSRIGFKDYNYRNIKLKGNLQNQYFNGEVSARDSNLVLSLDGEFDLSKARNSFDVNGVIQRANLRELGLVKDSITLKTDLDIKLSGNSVDDLTGNAKLLNTFLLHSRKDRNLVVDTLILSSVIREDRRSVLLASEFLTAKLEGDFLPTQAWKDISRVMQEYKLYFFENENSRAAYYAKKPLEQLTSRYQIDYEVEGRNLPRFFAFLSPDLYLSRGARVEGTFKIDNTAFLTLNMTADTARYGKNEFQHSEVDITTSKFVNNAEVLASALVTSEKQQISVLVPTEKLELEGTWDEDHIDFNGGIRQVSSTNKANLKGEIRFQQEGLDISFKDSKLNLLEEEWNVPDNSLISIAGTEVTLRNLGLVSGKQRIALNGLISSDPDKSLNLEIRNFRLNSINPVFNIKLAGIMDGSAKIRDIYKSTGLDVSFNVESLGYDKYEFGNFSGSGDWDQVTGALEVDAHLDKNLSRVFNLTGSYRPTLPTNTLNMKAVFNQIDFKSLEPFTQGLVSDISGRAQGTVTIKGVVNAPVLEGSLMVEKGRMKFDYLQSVFTFSDKINFSESEISVNNILLTDTDGNTATVRGGVFHDGFKLFSLGFNADLRSFKILNTTAQDNDMFYGTAFVTGPVSVYGPIDNLNIEANATSNKGTKIFIPLDGATEVATQDYIQFVSQLPKEDTSKTGEKRRQETLAGGIKMDFNFNLTPDATCEIIFDRQTGDIIRGVGSGRINMNIDTQGDFTMAGTYEIEKGDYNFTLQNVINKKFTIKRGSRIVWSGDPYGAQLDVKAGYTQSVSLLGVLNNQGTGTTTNDVLSRRYPVEVTIGLSDKLMSPQIKYDLKILDNPTLSSNNYQGYLEAFQNKLKTDEQELSRQVTSLLVMNQLLPESSLASQATGQSFLGNSISELVSNQISRWASEINENLEVGVSGLSLDQNALNNLQLRFSYRFLNDRFRVTRDGRISNGTVGGATQYDAASILGEWTLEYWLNRTGSVRVKAYNRNIQNNFLLNGSFTTGGVSMQFTHSFNRFVPMTKPGVRIPFVPVDTTRQDTAAGKLISTKIIPD; the protein is encoded by the coding sequence ATGATAGGAGTACTGAAGGCGATCATCAACGGTCTTGTAGTGGTATTAATCTTTGCGCTGCTTGCGCTGGGGATTTGTACCATAGCACTTCAGTTTCCGTCCGTACAAACCAGTGTGGTACAAATGGTTACCACAAGCATCTCCGAAAAGTTAAAATACCCGGTAAGTATAGAGCGCGTCAACATCAAATGGTTTGATGTGGTATCTCTTGAGGGCGTGGCGGTGAAAGATACCAACCAGAAGAATATGATTGATGTGGGACGGATTGATGTAAACCTCAATCTGAATAACATCATAGAAAACGCCGCCAAAGAGATCCATCTGGATGAAGTGAATATATACCAGCCAACCGTGCATCTGGTTGTTGTTCCTGAGGCAGGGATGCTCAATATGGATGGCTTTATAGAACGAATTGGTGAACTTACAGCTCCTGCTGTGCCCAGGCCGCCAAATGTCCCTGAAAATAACACTCCTTTTACCATTGGCCGGTCAAAAGTAATTGACGGTACTTTTACTTATGACGATCCGCGGGAGGGAAAAAGAACAGGCAGCCGGACGTTTGATTACTATCATTTCAGGCTGAACCACATCCATGGTGATCTGAAAGACTTTCTTGTACAGGGGGATACTATTTCTTTTGTCGCCAGAAACCTGCGCACGGTGGATCACCAGACGGGCCTGCAGATGCACGAGCTCAGCACCCGATTCCTGTTCAGTCAGAAAAAGATGGAGCTTAAAGAACTGGACGCCCACATAGGCAAGTCGCATCTGAAAGACCAAATCGTTTTCCTGTATCAGCGGTCGGGTGAGCTGGGTGATTTCAACCATAAAGTATTTATAAAAGGGCATTTGAAAGATAGCCAGATCAGTTCCACCGACCTGGGGCTTTTCTCTACCTACGTGGATGCCCTGCATGAAAACTGGAAAGTATCGGGTGATTTTAACGGGAAAGTAGATGATTTTGTACTTTCCAATACGGACCTGCACTTTGGAAAGGGGAGCAGGATCATCGGAAGTCTGGGTTTTAAAGGCCTTCCCAAGCTGGAAGGGGTGTGGATGGACCTGCAGCTTTCATTATCCAAAATCCAGCCTGAAGATATTGTTCAGTATTATCCCGAATGGGACATGCATCCGACGCTGGATAAATTTGGAGTAACGCTTCTGGATGGATCTTTCAAAGGTACCCTGGAGGATTTTGCGGTTAAGGCAGACGTTTCCTCGGCCCTGGGCCAGCTTGCCTGTGATCTGATGTTCCATGTTTCGGGCAATGAGTTTACTACATACGCGGGTAAGATAAGTTCTGCTGACTTTGAACTGGGAAAATTGCTGGACGATGAGGAAACCTATCAGAGGATTGATATGGACGGGACGATCAGCGGAAAAGGTCTGGAAGTTAAATATGCCTCCACCAATCTGGACGCAGTGGTAAGCAGGATAGGCTTTAAGGATTACAATTACAGGAATATCAAACTGAAAGGGAATCTTCAGAACCAGTATTTTAATGGGGAGGTCAGTGCGAGGGACAGCAATCTGGTTCTGAGCCTGGACGGGGAATTTGATCTTTCGAAAGCAAGAAATTCCTTTGATGTGAACGGTGTAATTCAAAGGGCGAACCTCCGGGAACTGGGACTGGTGAAAGACAGTATTACACTGAAAACGGATCTGGATATCAAGCTTTCCGGAAATAGCGTGGATGATCTTACGGGAAATGCGAAGCTGTTGAATACTTTTTTGCTGCATTCCCGCAAAGACCGTAATCTGGTCGTGGATACGCTGATCCTTTCCTCGGTGATTAGGGAAGACCGAAGGTCCGTTCTTCTGGCGAGTGAATTCTTAACCGCGAAACTGGAAGGAGATTTTTTGCCCACTCAGGCCTGGAAAGATATCAGCCGGGTGATGCAGGAATACAAGCTCTATTTCTTTGAAAATGAAAACAGCCGTGCTGCCTATTATGCCAAAAAACCGTTGGAGCAACTGACCAGCCGGTATCAGATTGATTATGAAGTAGAAGGACGGAACCTGCCAAGGTTCTTTGCTTTTTTGAGCCCCGACTTATACTTGTCCAGAGGAGCAAGAGTGGAGGGTACATTCAAGATAGATAATACCGCCTTTCTTACCTTAAACATGACGGCGGATACCGCCCGGTACGGCAAAAATGAATTCCAGCATTCGGAGGTGGATATTACTACTTCAAAGTTTGTAAACAATGCAGAGGTACTGGCTTCTGCTCTTGTAACTTCGGAAAAACAGCAGATCAGCGTATTGGTCCCGACCGAAAAACTAGAACTTGAGGGTACCTGGGATGAGGATCATATTGATTTTAACGGAGGGATCAGGCAGGTGAGCAGTACCAATAAGGCGAATTTGAAAGGAGAAATAAGATTTCAGCAGGAGGGCCTTGACATCAGTTTTAAAGATTCAAAATTGAACCTGCTGGAAGAAGAATGGAATGTACCGGATAACAGCCTCATATCCATTGCCGGAACCGAAGTAACCCTAAGGAACCTGGGGCTTGTCAGCGGGAAGCAACGGATTGCGCTCAATGGATTGATTTCGAGCGACCCCGATAAAAGCCTGAACCTTGAGATCAGAAATTTCAGACTTAACTCCATTAATCCTGTTTTTAACATCAAACTGGCAGGGATCATGGACGGCTCGGCCAAAATCCGTGATATTTATAAAAGTACCGGGCTGGATGTCAGTTTTAATGTCGAAAGCCTGGGGTACGATAAGTACGAGTTCGGTAACTTTTCGGGTTCGGGGGATTGGGACCAGGTGACTGGAGCCCTGGAAGTGGATGCGCATCTGGATAAAAATCTGAGCCGTGTTTTCAACCTTACAGGATCTTACAGGCCCACGTTGCCGACCAATACCCTCAATATGAAAGCGGTCTTTAATCAGATCGATTTCAAGTCACTTGAACCTTTTACGCAGGGATTGGTATCGGACATCTCCGGCCGTGCCCAGGGAACTGTGACCATCAAAGGGGTAGTCAATGCTCCGGTACTGGAAGGTTCCCTGATGGTGGAAAAAGGGCGGATGAAATTTGATTATCTGCAATCGGTATTTACTTTCAGTGATAAAATTAACTTTAGCGAGAGTGAAATTTCGGTGAATAATATCCTTTTGACGGATACAGATGGCAATACGGCCACCGTACGTGGCGGGGTTTTTCACGATGGCTTCAAGTTATTCTCTTTGGGTTTTAATGCAGATCTGCGGAGTTTCAAAATTCTCAATACCACCGCACAGGATAATGACATGTTTTATGGAACGGCCTTCGTTACAGGCCCGGTGAGTGTGTATGGCCCTATCGACAACCTCAATATTGAAGCCAATGCAACCAGCAATAAGGGAACTAAAATATTCATTCCGCTGGATGGCGCAACGGAGGTAGCAACCCAGGACTATATCCAGTTTGTGAGCCAGCTACCCAAAGAGGATACTTCCAAAACAGGGGAAAAGAGACGTCAGGAAACGTTGGCAGGAGGGATAAAAATGGATTTTAATTTTAACCTTACCCCTGATGCAACCTGCGAAATTATTTTTGACAGGCAGACGGGAGATATTATCAGAGGGGTAGGAAGCGGGAGGATCAACATGAACATCGATACCCAGGGAGATTTCACCATGGCCGGTACCTATGAGATTGAAAAGGGGGATTATAATTTTACACTTCAGAATGTCATTAACAAAAAATTCACCATTAAGCGTGGAAGCAGGATCGTATGGTCGGGTGATCCTTATGGTGCCCAGCTGGATGTGAAGGCCGGTTATACTCAGTCTGTTTCCCTGCTGGGAGTATTGAATAATCAGGGTACAGGTACCACAACCAATGATGTACTGTCCCGCAGATATCCCGTAGAAGTCACCATTGGTCTTTCAGACAAACTTATGTCTCCCCAGATCAAGTATGATCTAAAGATACTCGACAACCCTACGCTGAGCTCCAACAATTATCAGGGATACCTTGAGGCATTTCAGAATAAGCTGAAAACGGATGAGCAGGAACTAAGCCGCCAGGTAACAAGCCTGCTGGTTATGAACCAGCTCTTGCCGGAAAGCAGTCTGGCCAGCCAGGCCACCGGGCAAAGCTTTCTGGGGAACAGTATAAGCGAACTGGTATCCAACCAGATCAGTCGCTGGGCTTCCGAGATCAATGAAAATCTGGAGGTAGGGGTTTCAGGATTGTCGCTGGACCAGAATGCTCTTAACAATCTTCAGCTGCGCTTTTCTTACCGGTTTTTGAATGACCGTTTCCGGGTAACACGCGACGGCAGGATCAGCAATGGTACCGTCGGCGGAGCCACGCAGTATGATGCGGCCAGCATACTGGGTGAGTGGACCCTGGAATACTGGCTTAACAGGACTGGCTCCGTCAGGGTGAAGGCATACAACCGGAACATCCAGAATAACTTTCTCCTCAACGGCTCCTTCACCACGGGCGGGGTGAGCATGCAGTTCACACACAGCTTCAACAGGTTTGTACCCATGACGAAACCGGGTGTAAGAATACCGTTTGTTCCGGTGGATACTACCCGCCAGGATACCGCAGCGGGAAAGCTGATTTCCACTAAAATAATACCCGATTAA
- the tsaD gene encoding tRNA (adenosine(37)-N6)-threonylcarbamoyltransferase complex transferase subunit TsaD codes for MNILAIESSCDETSAAIFTNGKIASNVIATQLIHSQYGGVVPELASRAHQQHILPVVDKALKDAKVTKNDLDAIAFTKGPGLLGALLVGTSFAKAMALALNIPLIEVNHMQAHVLAHFIDDPKPSFPFLCLTVSGGHTQIVKVTGPLEMEIIGETKDDAVGEAFDKTAKLLDLPYPGGPLIDKYAKLGNSAAFLFPLPEMPGLDFSFSGIKTSILYFLQKQVRENPDFIRDNLHDICASVQYTLIDILLKKLKKAARETGITEIAIAGGVSANSGLRQALSGLGEKLNWNIYIPHFEYCTDNAAMIAIAGYYKYVNNDFCDQTVSPMARMAF; via the coding sequence ATGAATATTCTAGCTATTGAATCGTCCTGTGACGAAACTTCGGCTGCCATTTTTACTAACGGAAAGATTGCTTCCAATGTTATAGCCACGCAACTCATTCATTCACAATATGGCGGCGTGGTACCCGAACTAGCTTCCCGGGCACACCAGCAACATATTCTCCCGGTGGTGGACAAGGCTTTGAAAGATGCAAAAGTAACAAAAAATGACCTGGATGCTATCGCTTTTACCAAAGGACCGGGATTATTAGGGGCATTGTTGGTCGGAACTTCTTTTGCCAAAGCCATGGCGTTGGCTTTGAATATCCCGCTGATCGAGGTAAATCATATGCAGGCCCATGTTCTGGCACATTTTATCGATGACCCCAAACCCTCGTTTCCGTTTTTGTGCCTTACCGTAAGCGGAGGGCATACGCAGATCGTAAAGGTAACAGGCCCTCTGGAAATGGAGATCATCGGAGAAACAAAGGATGATGCCGTAGGAGAAGCTTTTGACAAAACAGCCAAATTATTAGACCTGCCCTACCCTGGCGGGCCTTTGATTGACAAATATGCCAAACTGGGAAATTCTGCTGCCTTCCTTTTTCCGCTGCCGGAAATGCCCGGCCTCGATTTTTCATTCAGTGGTATTAAAACCTCTATTTTATATTTTCTGCAAAAACAAGTTCGTGAAAACCCGGATTTTATTCGCGACAACCTGCACGATATCTGTGCCAGTGTTCAATACACCCTCATTGATATATTGCTCAAAAAACTAAAAAAAGCGGCCAGGGAAACCGGTATCACAGAAATTGCCATAGCAGGCGGTGTTTCTGCGAATTCAGGGCTTCGCCAGGCATTGTCCGGGCTAGGGGAAAAGTTGAATTGGAACATATATATACCTCATTTTGAATACTGTACCGACAATGCGGCCATGATTGCGATAGCCGGATATTATAAATACGTTAACAATGATTTTTGTGATCAGACGGTCAGTCCGATGGCGAGAATGGCATTTTGA